One window of the Macrobrachium nipponense isolate FS-2020 chromosome 22, ASM1510439v2, whole genome shotgun sequence genome contains the following:
- the LOC135198751 gene encoding protein qua-1-like translates to MKATVLLALFGVALAQNFPSSTYGAPNGGFSNGFGGSNGAPSNGYGAPPSTAYGAPNGGYGVDAEIAALGENIPGGGIPGEDYPILASVPETGFSCDAQSVPGYYADTAPEAGCQVFHICQDRPNGRRQQDSFLCPNGTIFNQQYLVCDWWYNFDCSTAEDFYSVNELIGAEPNAGYGYSNGNGNGNGNGNSGNGYSNGNGNGKNGYSNGNGNGNGRNGYSNGNGNGNGRNGYSNGNGNGNGNANGRNGYTNGNGNGNGRNGYSNGNGNGNGRNGYSNGNANTNGNGRNGYSNGNGNGNGRNGNGNGNGRNGYSNGNGNGNGGNGYTNGNGNGNGRNGYSNGNGNGNGRNGNGNGNGYTNGNGNGNGNGYRNGNGNGNGNGRNGNGNGNGYTNGNGNGNGNGYRNGNGNGNGNGNGNGNGNGYSNGNGNGNGNGYTNGNGNGNGNGYSNGNGNGNGNGYSNGNGNGNGNGYTNGNGNGNGNGYSNGNGNGNGNGYSNGNGNGNGATSLSQTYGAPAAPSESYGAPPVVSDSYGAPF, encoded by the exons ATGAAGGCAACAGTACTTCTGG CCCTTTTCGGAGTGGCCCTGGCACAAAACTTCCCTTCTAGCACTTACGGTGCTCCAAACGGAGGTTTTTCGAATGGATTTGGTGGCTCTAACGGGGCTCCAAGCAATGGTTATGGAGCTCCTCCAAGCACAGCATATGGTGCACCTAATGGCGGCTACGGGGTTGATGCTGAAATCGCTGCCCTCGGGGAGAACATCCCTGGTGGTGGCATTCCTGGAGAGGACTACCCAATCTTAGCATCCGTCCCTGAGACCGGATTCTCCTGCGATGCCCAAAGTGTCCCTGGATACTACGCCGATACAGCCCCTGAGGCTGGCTGCCAGGTCTTCCACATCTGCCAGGACAGGCCCAATGGACGCCGTCAGCAGGACTCCTTCCTCTGCCCCAACGGCACCATCTTCAACCAACAGTACCTCGTCTGTGACTGGTGGTACAACTTTGATTGCTCGACTGCTGAAGATTTCTACTCTGTCAATGAACTTATTGGAGCAGAACCCAACGCTGGATATGGGTATAGCAATGGCAATGGAAATGGCAATGGAAATGGTAACAGCGGAAATGGATACAGCAACGGTAATGGTAATGGAAAGAACGGATATAGCAATGGTAACGGAAATGGCAATGGAAGGAATGGATACAGCAATGGTAATGGAAATGGTAATGGCAGAAATGGATACAGCAATGGCAATGGCAATGGCAATGGCAACGCCAATGGAAGGAATGGATACACCAATGGCAATGGTAATGGCAATGGAAGGAATGGCTACAGCAATGGTAATGGAAACGGTAATGGCAGAAATGGATACAGCAATGGTAATGCTAACACCAATGGTAATGGAAGGAATGGATATAGCAATggcaatggaaatggaaatggaaggAATGGCAATGGCAATGGAAATGGAAGGAATGGCTACAGCAATGGCAATGGAAATGGCAATGGAGGGAATGGATACACCAATGGCAATGGAAATGGCAATGGAAGGAATGGGTACAGCAATGGCAATGGAAATGGCAATGGCAGAAATGGTAATggaaatggcaatggctacaccAATGGAAACGGTAATGGCAATGGTAATGGTTATCGCAATGGAAACGGCAATGGAAATGGCAATGGCAGAAATGGTAATggaaatggcaatggctacaccAATGGAAATGGTAATGGCAATGGCAATGGTTATCGCAACGGAAACggcaatggaaatggaaatggtaaTGGAAATGGCAATGGCAATGGTTACAGCAACGGAAACGGCAACGGAAATGGCAATGGTTACACCAACGGAAACGGCAACGGAAATGGTAATGGCTACAGCAATGGCAATGGAAATGGCAATGGCAATGGATACAGCAACGGAAACGGCAACGGAAATGGCAATGGTTACACCAACGGAAACGGCAACGGAAATGGTAATGGCTATAGCAACGGCAATGGAAATGGCAATGGCAATGGATACAGCAACGGAAACGGCAATGGCAATGGCGCAACCTCCCTCTCCCAGACCTACGGCGCCCCAGCTGCTCCTTCAGAATCCTACGGTGCCCCACCCGTCGTTTCAGACTCCTATGGTGCCCCTTTTTGA